The Triticum aestivum cultivar Chinese Spring chromosome 3A, IWGSC CS RefSeq v2.1, whole genome shotgun sequence genome includes a region encoding these proteins:
- the LOC123058328 gene encoding uncharacterized protein — MFAVMDAAIRAPQADTVQGPNDLAVLASSVVLVSATLEHRRSPCLCPSFSSSHSLASVSPSNFSLMPREPPPASPDFAALASDPSIFSVPRLSASCRPYCHWTAPLQEVAPSRPCLRPEPPALDASCLDPAVPEAKCRR; from the exons ATGTTCGCCGTTATGGATGCTGCCATCCGAGCTCCTCAAGCCGACACCGTCCAGGGTCCCAACGACCTCGCCGTCCTGGCCTCCTCTGTCGTGCTGGTGAGCGCGACGCTGGAGCATCGCAGGTCGCCGTGCCTCTGCccatccttctcctcctctcattcCCTCGCGTCTGTCTCTCCCTCTAATTTCTCTCTTATGCCCAGGGAGCCACCACCCGCGTCGCCGGATTTCGCTGCCTTAGCCTCGGATCCGTCCATCTTCTCCGTTCCTCGCCTCTCCGCCTCCTGCCGTCCCTATTGCCATTGGACTGCGCCGCTGCAG GAGGTCGCCCCGTCACGGCCTTGCCTCCGGCCAGAACCACCTGCCCTCGATGCCTCTTGCTTGGATCCAGCCGTCCCCGAAGCCAAGTGCCGCCGATGA